In Mustelus asterias chromosome 30, sMusAst1.hap1.1, whole genome shotgun sequence, a genomic segment contains:
- the LOC144480909 gene encoding uncharacterized protein LOC144480909, producing the protein MEKPWKCGDCGKRYRAPSELEAHRRSHTGERPFTCSQCGKGFALLATLQKHQRVHTGERPFTCSQCGKGFSQFSNLRTHQRVHTGERPFTCSQCGDGFRASSSLWTHQRVHTAERPFTCSQCGKGFTLSSSLLIHQRVHTGERPFTCSQCGKEFTRSSSLRRHQRRVHTGERPFTCTQCGKEFTRSSSLRTHQHVHTGERPFTCSQCGKGFRASSSLLTHQRVHTGERPFTCSQCGKGFTRSSSLWKHRQVHTGERPFTCSQCGKGFRASSSLLTHQRVHTGERPFTCSQCGKGFTQSSHLRRHQRVHTGERPFTCPQCGTGFRASSSLWTHQQVHIGEKPFTCSLWEAVQ; encoded by the exons atggagaaaccatggaaatgtggggactgtgggaagagatacagagccccatcagagctggaagctcatcggcgcagtcacactggggagaggccgttcacctgctctcagtgtgggaagggattcgctctgtTAGCCAccttgcagaaacaccagcgcgttcacactggggagagaccgttcacctgctctcagtgtgggaagggattcagtcagttttccaacctgcggacacaccagcgagttcacactggggagaggccgttcacctgctctcagtgtggggatggattcagagcttcatccagcctgtggacacaccagcgagttcacactgcggagaggccgttcacctgctctcagtgtgggaagggattcactctgtcatccagcctgctgatacaccagcgagttcacacgggggagaggccattcacctgctctcagtgtgggaaggaattcactcggtcatccagcctgcggagacaccagcga cgagttcacactggggagagaccgttcacctgcactcagtgtgggaaggaattcactcggtcatccagcctgcggacacaccagcacgttcacactggggagagaccgttcacctgctctcagtgtgggaagggattcagagcttcatcgagcctgctgacacaccagcgagttcacactggggagagaccgttcacctgctctcagtgtggaaagggattcactcggtcatccagcttGTGGAAGCAccggcaagttcacactggggagagaccgttcacctgctctcagtgtgggaagggattcagagcttcatccagcctgctgacacaccagcgagttcacactggggagaggccgttcacctgctctcagtgtgggaagggattcactcagtcatcccacctgcggaggcaccagcgagttcacactggggagaggccattcacctgccctcagtgtgggacgggattcagagcttcatctagcctgtggacacaccagcaagttcacattggggagaagccattcacctgctctctgtgggaagcggttcagtga